One Campylobacter sp. RM16192 genomic region harbors:
- a CDS encoding PilZ domain-containing protein, with the protein MNKDLHFSFNGGKATILEGAIDVFKKIIEKVHSVHFLNLYNGVKVECFGKVLSVENEYVVCEVNLMQILAMKEERNAYIVQDEYFAKNIVADIVSVDIASSTVTLKNFTYANNLHANLRKFQRVYPNRYTKVILSDENGEIQGNLYDISEGGIGVVSTNCGTFRSGGTIKAKFSLEIPTTKEIKDIEVNLKLIVELVYRGAVRYCCQIIDGQDVQEVINQFTKERVIETIKELKEQLNLYQ; encoded by the coding sequence ATGAATAAAGACCTGCATTTTAGTTTTAATGGCGGAAAAGCAACAATACTTGAAGGCGCTATTGATGTTTTTAAAAAAATTATAGAAAAAGTGCATTCTGTACATTTTCTAAATTTATATAATGGTGTAAAAGTAGAGTGTTTTGGTAAAGTTTTGTCTGTTGAAAATGAGTATGTTGTATGCGAAGTTAATCTTATGCAGATTTTGGCTATGAAAGAGGAGAGAAATGCTTATATAGTACAAGATGAATATTTTGCAAAAAACATAGTGGCGGATATAGTATCTGTAGATATAGCAAGCTCAACTGTAACTTTGAAAAATTTCACATATGCAAATAATCTCCATGCAAATTTAAGAAAATTCCAAAGAGTGTATCCTAATCGTTACACTAAAGTTATATTAAGTGATGAAAATGGAGAAATTCAAGGAAATTTATACGATATTTCAGAGGGTGGAATAGGTGTAGTTAGTACAAACTGTGGCACATTTAGAAGTGGTGGTACTATAAAAGCCAAATTTTCTTTAGAAATTCCTACAACCAAAGAGATAAAAGATATAGAAGTTAATTTAAAATTGATAGTAGAGCTAGTTTATAGAGGAGCTGTGAGGTACTGTTGCCAAATTATAGATGGGCAAGATGTACAAGAGGTTATAAATCAATTCACAAAAGAGCGTGTAATAGAGACTATCAAAGAATTAAAAGAGCAGCTCAATTTATATCAATAA